A genomic segment from Deltaproteobacteria bacterium encodes:
- a CDS encoding glycosyl transferase, whose translation MTPAVRITKRLVDVVASAAGLLVTAPLFPIIGAAIYLDSPGPILFRQRRAGPLVDTNGRTFQTREFDMVKFRTMRPDAEKYTGPVVAGENDPRVTRVGRFLRKTRLDELPQLWNVLTGSMSLVGPRPERPELLRNLALAIPLFEERMRGVKPGITGLAQVSLGYTGKPIEGSEVLQHAAALTNPFGLEEADGAEADEFRMKLLYDMAYLASLEKFSTYLRMEASIIARTPLVMLGARGR comes from the coding sequence CTCGTCACCGCGCCGCTGTTTCCGATCATCGGCGCCGCGATCTACCTGGACAGCCCCGGGCCGATCCTGTTTCGCCAGCGCCGGGCCGGCCCGCTCGTCGACACGAACGGGCGCACGTTCCAGACCCGCGAGTTCGACATGGTCAAGTTCCGCACCATGCGTCCGGATGCCGAGAAGTACACCGGGCCGGTCGTCGCCGGGGAAAACGATCCGCGGGTGACGCGCGTCGGCCGGTTCTTGCGCAAGACGCGGCTCGACGAGCTGCCGCAGCTGTGGAACGTGCTCACCGGCTCGATGAGCCTGGTCGGGCCGCGGCCGGAGCGGCCGGAGCTGTTGCGCAACCTCGCGCTCGCGATCCCGCTGTTCGAGGAGCGCATGCGCGGGGTCAAGCCCGGCATCACCGGGCTCGCGCAGGTGTCGCTCGGCTACACCGGCAAGCCGATCGAGGGGTCGGAGGTGCTGCAGCACGCCGCGGCGCTCACCAACCCGTTCGGGCTCGAAGAAGCCGACGGCGCGGAGGCCGACGAGTTCCGCATGAAGCTGCTGTACGACATGGCGTATCTCGCGTCCCTCGAGAAGTTCTCCACCTACCTGCGGATGGAGGCGTCGATCATCGCGCGCACGCCGCTCGTCATGCTCGGAGCGCGCGGTCGCTGA